In a genomic window of Streptomyces noursei ATCC 11455:
- a CDS encoding class II aldolase/adducin family protein: MKDHPDHLAGAWSELVATARRTAADGLVVGTSGNVSVRVKDLILVTPSGVPYDRLGPSDITGVDLEGRPIIGRLRPTSELPLHLAVYRHTPATAIVHTHAPHATAVSTLVPELPPIHYMAAALGGPVRVAPYALYGSDELAAHMLDALRDRTAALLQNHGTIAYGDDLAQALDRTAQLEWMCRVWLTAVSVPGHTPSLLSPAQLDAAGERLRGYGQHGHAPA; encoded by the coding sequence CGCCTGGAGCGAGCTCGTCGCCACCGCTCGCCGGACCGCCGCGGACGGGCTCGTCGTCGGCACCTCGGGCAACGTCTCGGTCCGCGTCAAGGACCTGATCCTGGTCACCCCCAGCGGCGTCCCCTACGACCGGCTCGGCCCCTCCGACATCACCGGGGTGGACCTCGAAGGCCGCCCGATCATCGGCCGGCTGCGCCCGACCAGCGAACTTCCGCTCCACCTCGCCGTCTACCGGCACACGCCGGCGACCGCGATCGTGCACACCCACGCCCCGCACGCCACAGCGGTCTCCACCCTCGTCCCCGAACTCCCGCCCATCCACTACATGGCCGCCGCGCTCGGCGGACCCGTGCGCGTCGCCCCCTACGCGCTCTACGGCAGCGACGAACTCGCCGCCCACATGCTCGACGCCCTCCGCGACCGCACCGCCGCACTCCTGCAGAACCACGGCACCATCGCCTACGGCGACGACCTCGCCCAGGCACTGGACCGCACCGCCCAACTGGAGTGGATGTGCCGGGTCTGGCTCACCGCCGTCTCCGTGCCCGGCCACACCCCCAGCCTGCTGTCGCCCGCCCAACTGGACGCCGCGGGGGAGCGGCTGCGCGGCTACGGCCAGCACGGCCACGCCCCCGCCTGA